Proteins encoded together in one Lathyrus oleraceus cultivar Zhongwan6 chromosome 5, CAAS_Psat_ZW6_1.0, whole genome shotgun sequence window:
- the LOC127080396 gene encoding uncharacterized protein LOC127080396 — protein MGYTWDHTTQLYKTHKPVPGSNTRHLEEDDDDEDDDDEEDEDYGDEEENNDDNSQPMEHDQQVTSHGNWLGTTPGQHPFDNQGWGEWQHTGWTRNRSSYMPTPSSRPENSEVLEMLKNMQIHQQNFATLQEERFMALQDQLQIQGDNFASFSSL, from the coding sequence ATGGGATACACTTGGGATCATACAACCCAACTATACAAGACCCATAAACCAGTTCCAGGTTCTAATACTCGGCATttggaagaagatgatgatgatgaggatgatgatgatgaagaggatGAAGATTATGGAGACGAGGAAGAGAATAATGATGACAACTCTCAACCTATGGAGCACGATCAACAAGTCACTAGCCATGGTAATTGGCTAGGTACTACTCCTGGACAACATCCATTTGATAACCAAGGTTGGGGAGAATGGCAACACACCGGTTGGACCAGGAACCGGTCATCCTATATGCCTACACCCTCTTCTCGACCTGAAAATTCTGAAGTGTTAGAAATGTTGAAAAACATGCAAATACATCAACAAAATTTTGCTACACTTCAAGAGGAGAGATTTATGGCCTTGCAAGATCAACTTCAGATTCAAGGTGACAACTTTGCATCTTTTTCTTCCCTCTAA